The Acinetobacter pittii genome contains a region encoding:
- the ycfH gene encoding TatD family hydrolase yields the protein MFVDTHCHLTMLDLTPYSGDLDLALAAARAEGVSKFMAISVDLDDHIALAEIAKKHEDVGYTVGVHPCEDVDTMERATTEYLIDLAQSEKVWALGETGLDYYHSTDFIEEQKACFARHIQASKIVKKPVVVHTRSAKHDTVDIIRAEHSTHGILHCFTEDWETAKAVLDCGYYISFSGIVSFKNAQDLRDVAKQVPLDRLLIETDSPYLAPVPYRGKTNEPKYVPYVAKALSDVYDKSVEEIAMITSQNFENLLKAI from the coding sequence GTGTTTGTTGATACGCATTGCCATTTAACGATGTTAGATTTAACGCCTTATAGCGGTGATCTGGACCTTGCGCTTGCAGCAGCGCGAGCAGAAGGAGTGTCTAAGTTTATGGCAATTTCCGTAGATCTAGATGACCATATTGCACTAGCAGAAATTGCAAAAAAACATGAAGACGTTGGTTATACGGTCGGCGTACATCCTTGTGAGGATGTGGACACTATGGAACGCGCAACAACTGAATATTTAATTGACTTAGCTCAATCAGAAAAGGTGTGGGCTTTAGGTGAAACTGGACTGGATTATTATCACAGTACAGATTTCATTGAGGAGCAAAAGGCATGTTTTGCAAGACATATCCAAGCTTCAAAAATTGTAAAAAAACCAGTTGTCGTTCATACCCGTTCAGCAAAGCATGATACGGTAGATATTATTCGTGCTGAACACTCAACACATGGAATTCTGCATTGTTTTACTGAAGATTGGGAAACGGCTAAAGCTGTGCTGGATTGTGGTTATTACATTTCTTTTTCCGGTATTGTGTCATTTAAGAACGCGCAAGATCTAAGAGATGTAGCTAAACAGGTCCCTCTAGACCGTCTTTTAATTGAAACAGATAGTCCATATTTAGCCCCTGTTCCATATCGTGGTAAAACAAATGAGCCAAAATATGTGCCTTATGTAGCCAAAGCGCTCAGTGATGTATATGATAAATCGGTTGAGGAAATTGCAATGATCACCTCACAAAATTTTGAGAACTTGCTAAAAGCGATTTAG
- the gspI gene encoding type II secretion system minor pseudopilin GspI, with protein MKSKGFTLLEVMVALAIFAVAAVALTKVAMQYTQSTSNAILRTKAQFVAMNEIALMEINQEWLEGTQSKQVTSQGETWQIDKSAQSTISPNVQKVDLQISLYDSDKGKVQNGITHLVFFNYPMKAK; from the coding sequence ATGAAATCTAAAGGCTTTACTCTATTAGAAGTGATGGTTGCTTTAGCAATTTTTGCAGTGGCAGCTGTCGCGCTAACTAAAGTAGCCATGCAATATACTCAATCTACCTCAAATGCAATTCTTAGAACAAAAGCACAGTTTGTCGCAATGAATGAAATTGCTTTAATGGAGATAAATCAGGAATGGCTTGAAGGTACTCAAAGTAAGCAAGTTACTTCTCAAGGCGAAACATGGCAGATTGACAAATCTGCACAATCTACAATTAGCCCGAATGTTCAGAAAGTTGATTTACAAATTAGCTTGTATGATTCTGATAAGGGTAAAGTTCAAAATGGTATTACTCACTTGGTATTTTTTAATTATCCAATGAAAGCAAAATAA
- the gspJ gene encoding type II secretion system minor pseudopilin GspJ: MIKNKYSRSPSTASRLAVRSEQMMRGYSEQSSSSCAQTKLRFVNPCSGFTLVELLVSIAIFAILSLLGWKVFDYLLKVRDRNTQHEVQLFELQDAYQQVLRDTLQIIPLSANQGGQLRPALEIDNQVLRFSKAGVTDPLKQGLSPFERIEYRYDPDQKKLYRLKYSNLNTSNREQPLSSTLLSQVEQFQIMVLTPQEVTKWPEVNIDPTKPDEFRKLPKGIKMQLTVAGVSYEWIYSLNQGDLSLSKQGGQ; encoded by the coding sequence ATGATAAAGAATAAATATTCTCGTTCTCCAAGCACTGCTTCACGTCTTGCGGTACGATCGGAGCAGATGATGAGGGGTTACTCCGAGCAAAGCTCTTCATCTTGCGCTCAGACAAAGCTTCGCTTTGTTAATCCTTGCTCAGGATTTACTTTAGTTGAGCTTTTAGTTTCAATTGCAATTTTTGCTATTTTATCTTTGTTGGGTTGGAAGGTTTTTGACTATTTATTAAAAGTTCGCGATCGTAATACTCAACATGAAGTGCAGCTATTTGAATTACAAGATGCTTATCAACAAGTTTTGCGTGATACATTGCAAATTATACCTTTATCAGCCAATCAAGGCGGGCAATTACGTCCAGCTTTAGAGATTGATAATCAAGTTCTCCGCTTTAGTAAGGCGGGTGTTACTGATCCATTAAAGCAAGGATTATCACCTTTTGAGCGTATCGAATATCGATATGATCCTGATCAAAAAAAGCTTTATCGCCTTAAATATAGTAACTTAAATACTTCAAATAGAGAGCAACCCTTATCAAGTACGCTGTTGAGCCAAGTTGAACAATTTCAAATTATGGTTTTGACACCTCAAGAAGTAACAAAGTGGCCTGAAGTTAATATTGACCCTACAAAACCTGATGAATTTAGGAAGTTGCCAAAAGGAATAAAAATGCAACTCACGGTTGCAGGTGTAAGTTATGAGTGGATTTATAGCTTAAACCAAGGTGACTTATCGCTCTCCAAACAGGGAGGTCAATAA
- a CDS encoding 6-pyruvoyl trahydropterin synthase family protein: MLIRKLFKFENAHVVRNCTSDRCKRSIHGHSYKVELLLKASKLDHGQMVYDFGLLKGVIKDLFDSFDHAICFWEKDDPQYIEACQTFSARWISLPVSPSAEQFSRIFFYLAQQVLQSTVTQNGEGDVEVYSVIVHETDTGYAQSFIEDIQNEQMGILRLDGIVFSEQIQLEWANPHMYEDLKKGIRFNNPQVDLQVEV, translated from the coding sequence ATGTTAATTCGTAAGTTATTTAAGTTTGAAAATGCACATGTTGTACGTAACTGTACATCGGATCGTTGTAAGCGATCAATTCATGGACATAGCTATAAAGTTGAGTTATTGCTTAAAGCTTCGAAATTAGATCATGGGCAAATGGTTTATGATTTTGGACTCCTAAAGGGAGTAATAAAAGATCTTTTCGATAGCTTTGACCATGCAATCTGTTTTTGGGAAAAAGATGATCCTCAGTATATTGAGGCATGTCAGACTTTTAGTGCTCGTTGGATTTCTTTACCTGTTTCACCGTCGGCTGAACAGTTTTCACGTATTTTCTTTTATCTAGCTCAGCAAGTTTTACAATCAACAGTCACTCAAAATGGGGAAGGTGATGTTGAAGTATATTCTGTTATTGTTCATGAGACTGATACTGGATATGCTCAAAGCTTTATTGAAGATATTCAAAACGAACAAATGGGTATTTTAAGACTTGATGGAATTGTCTTTTCAGAACAAATTCAGTTAGAGTGGGCAAATCCACACATGTATGAAGACTTGAAAAAAGGGATTAGATTTAATAATCCTCAAGTTGATTTGCAAGTCGAAGTATAA
- the kdsB gene encoding 3-deoxy-manno-octulosonate cytidylyltransferase gives MKHIVIPARFSSSRLPGKPLLLIHNRPMILRVVDQAKKVEGFDDLCVATDDERIAEICRANGVDVVLTSADHPSGTDRLSEVARIKGWDADDIIVNVQGDEPLLPAQLVQQVAKLLVDKPNCSMSTLCEPIHTLDEFQRDSIVKVVMSKQNEALYFSRATIPYDRDGAKHDEPTLHSQAFRHLGLYAYRVNLLQEYVTWDMGKLEKLESLEQLRVLENGHRIAIAVAEANLPPGVDTQADLDRLNNMPVESFE, from the coding sequence ATGAAACACATCGTCATTCCAGCACGCTTCTCAAGTTCGCGTTTGCCAGGTAAACCATTGTTGCTTATTCATAACCGTCCTATGATTTTACGTGTAGTGGATCAGGCAAAAAAAGTCGAAGGTTTTGATGATCTGTGTGTGGCAACAGATGACGAGCGTATTGCTGAGATTTGCCGTGCAAATGGAGTTGATGTAGTTCTTACCAGCGCTGATCATCCCTCAGGTACAGACCGTTTAAGTGAAGTTGCTCGTATTAAAGGCTGGGATGCAGACGATATTATTGTAAATGTTCAAGGTGATGAACCTTTGTTGCCAGCTCAACTTGTTCAACAAGTTGCAAAACTTTTGGTAGATAAACCAAATTGTTCAATGTCTACGTTGTGTGAGCCGATTCATACCTTAGATGAGTTCCAGCGGGACAGTATTGTAAAAGTAGTCATGTCTAAGCAAAATGAAGCATTATATTTTAGCCGGGCTACCATTCCTTATGATCGAGATGGGGCTAAGCATGATGAACCGACTTTACATTCACAAGCATTTCGTCATTTAGGTTTATATGCTTATCGAGTGAACTTATTACAAGAATATGTAACATGGGATATGGGTAAGCTTGAAAAGCTTGAGAGTCTTGAACAATTACGTGTTTTAGAAAATGGTCATCGAATTGCAATCGCTGTAGCCGAAGCAAATTTACCACCCGGTGTGGACACTCAAGCTGATCTTGATCGCTTAAATAATATGCCTGTTGAATCTTTTGAATAA
- a CDS encoding TetR/AcrR family transcriptional regulator, translating to MDRQAQFRAREVLIFQVAEQLLLENGEAGMTLDVLAAELDLAKGTLYKHFQSKDELYMLLIIRNERMLLEMVQDTEKAFPEHLAFFMLHHLHHPERTVLFHQIEEKLSITAQGVHHLFHELYQVRKQRLRIIIRMTDHYLESIQSNMTTRDYLASIWSLTHGAAAILNSSFYQRYLGSRDTLRVAYIDQALALPKQAVEQYA from the coding sequence ATGGATCGTCAGGCTCAGTTCCGAGCAAGAGAAGTATTAATATTTCAGGTTGCGGAACAATTATTGCTAGAAAATGGCGAAGCTGGAATGACACTTGATGTCCTAGCTGCTGAGCTTGATTTAGCAAAAGGAACTTTGTACAAACACTTTCAAAGTAAAGATGAGTTGTACATGCTGTTGATTATTCGTAATGAGCGTATGTTACTTGAAATGGTTCAAGATACTGAAAAGGCCTTTCCAGAACATTTAGCTTTTTTCATGTTGCATCATTTACATCATCCTGAGCGAACAGTTTTATTTCACCAAATTGAAGAAAAACTCTCAATCACTGCTCAAGGTGTACATCATCTTTTTCATGAGCTTTATCAGGTTCGTAAACAGCGATTGCGAATTATCATTCGCATGACAGATCATTATTTAGAATCTATTCAAAGTAATATGACGACTCGTGATTATTTGGCTTCTATTTGGTCATTAACACATGGTGCAGCAGCTATTCTCAATTCAAGTTTTTACCAACGGTATTTAGGTTCAAGAGACACTTTGAGAGTGGCTTATATTGATCAGGCATTAGCCTTACCTAAACAAGCTGTTGAGCAATATGCTTAG
- a CDS encoding type II secretion system protein — MKSQSPKSQKGFTLIEVMVVIVIMTIMTSLVVLNIGGVDQKKAMQARELFLLDIHKIGKESLDQSRVLALSTLSETDVSPFSYELYEYHDQSKLQVQDIKNRWQKYSEFTTRQLPKHVSFTVQTLDEQNYSKATNTDLIGGQAPQLIWFGNGEAKTVKIQFYFEQKPIGSEIQIDHLGKINEI, encoded by the coding sequence ATGAAATCTCAATCACCTAAATCCCAAAAAGGTTTTACACTTATTGAAGTGATGGTGGTGATTGTTATTATGACCATTATGACTTCACTCGTCGTACTTAACATTGGTGGGGTTGACCAAAAGAAAGCAATGCAAGCAAGAGAGCTATTTTTGCTTGATATACATAAAATTGGTAAAGAGTCGCTTGATCAATCTCGTGTTCTAGCTTTATCTACTCTTAGTGAAACCGACGTTTCACCATTTTCTTATGAATTATATGAATATCACGACCAGAGTAAATTACAGGTTCAGGATATAAAAAATCGCTGGCAAAAATATTCAGAATTTACTACGCGGCAACTGCCTAAACACGTATCGTTTACAGTACAAACTTTAGATGAGCAAAACTATTCAAAAGCTACGAATACCGATTTAATTGGAGGGCAAGCTCCTCAGTTAATCTGGTTTGGCAATGGTGAAGCTAAAACTGTTAAAATCCAGTTCTACTTTGAGCAAAAACCAATTGGTTCAGAAATACAAATTGATCATTTGGGTAAAATAAATGAAATCTAA
- the msbA gene encoding lipid A export permease/ATP-binding protein MsbA: protein MNQDFKVYLRLIAYLKPYWGVALLVLIGFGINSATEVSVAKLIKFIIDAIQNSSRGDLDWFPLLIILLVFFRGLGLFMGGYYTAVISRSLVFSIRQEVYAKLLRLPAQYYLDNSSGHITAKIMYNVEQLTAASSESLRTIVRDGMITLGLLGYLFYTNWRLTLCIFVFLPVIGVLVRKASKRMRKLSLQVQDTMGDVNHVVQESINGNAVVKSFAGEESEQARFYKSSEENLKRGLKMVIVQNLNSPVVQVVMACAMALIVWLALRPQILGNTSAGEFVAYITAAGLLAKPVKNLTDVNEKLQRGLAAAHSVFELLDLPEEQNNGHLKPKLNGAIRFDHVALNYADGVQAIKDFSLDILPGQTVALVGRSGAGKSSLVNMLVRFQEVSSGQIYLDNVPINDIDLSCLRTQIAMVNQQVVLFNRTVRENIAYGQLQGASDEEIHAAARAAYAHDFIMNLPNGYDTVLGAQGLNLSGGQRQRIAIARAILKNAPILILDEATSALDNESEHFIQQAFDEAMQDRTTIVIAHRLSTIENADRIVVMDQGQIVEQGTHQELLAKHGAYYQLHQRNFEDN, encoded by the coding sequence GCGTGGCCTTATTAGTACTTATCGGGTTCGGTATTAACTCAGCAACAGAAGTCTCCGTTGCTAAATTGATTAAATTTATTATTGATGCAATCCAAAATAGCAGTAGAGGTGATTTGGATTGGTTCCCATTATTAATCATTTTATTGGTTTTTTTCCGTGGTTTAGGCCTATTTATGGGCGGTTACTATACTGCGGTGATTTCACGTAGTTTAGTTTTTAGTATTCGCCAAGAAGTTTATGCCAAACTTTTAAGACTACCAGCACAATATTACCTTGATAATTCATCTGGCCATATTACTGCCAAGATTATGTATAACGTTGAGCAGCTAACGGCAGCTTCTTCGGAATCATTAAGAACCATCGTTAGGGATGGGATGATTACATTGGGATTATTGGGTTATCTGTTTTATACCAATTGGCGCCTGACTCTATGTATATTTGTATTTTTACCAGTCATTGGTGTATTGGTACGTAAAGCTTCAAAACGAATGCGAAAGCTTTCTTTACAAGTCCAAGATACGATGGGTGATGTGAATCATGTTGTTCAAGAAAGTATTAACGGTAATGCGGTAGTAAAAAGTTTTGCAGGTGAGGAGTCTGAACAAGCACGATTCTATAAGTCATCGGAAGAAAACTTAAAACGTGGTCTGAAAATGGTAATTGTGCAAAACCTGAATAGCCCCGTGGTTCAAGTGGTGATGGCTTGTGCTATGGCCCTTATTGTATGGTTAGCTTTGCGACCACAGATTTTAGGTAATACAAGTGCTGGTGAGTTCGTGGCTTATATTACAGCTGCTGGTTTATTAGCAAAACCGGTAAAAAACCTGACTGATGTTAATGAAAAGTTACAACGCGGTTTAGCTGCAGCTCACTCTGTTTTTGAACTATTAGATTTGCCTGAAGAGCAAAATAATGGCCATTTGAAACCTAAATTAAATGGTGCGATTCGTTTTGATCATGTAGCATTAAATTATGCTGATGGTGTACAAGCGATTAAAGACTTCTCTCTAGATATTCTTCCAGGTCAAACTGTAGCATTAGTTGGACGTTCAGGTGCTGGTAAAAGCTCATTAGTTAATATGTTGGTACGTTTCCAAGAAGTATCAAGTGGGCAAATTTATTTAGATAATGTGCCAATTAATGATATTGATCTTTCTTGTCTGCGTACACAAATCGCAATGGTAAATCAACAAGTTGTATTGTTTAACCGTACTGTTCGCGAAAATATTGCTTATGGTCAGTTGCAGGGTGCCTCAGATGAGGAAATTCATGCGGCTGCAAGAGCTGCATATGCACATGACTTTATTATGAATTTACCAAATGGTTATGATACTGTCTTAGGTGCACAAGGTCTCAACTTATCAGGTGGACAACGTCAGCGAATTGCTATTGCTCGAGCAATTCTAAAAAATGCTCCAATTTTAATTTTAGATGAAGCTACAAGTGCTCTAGATAATGAATCTGAACATTTTATTCAGCAAGCATTTGATGAAGCGATGCAAGATCGTACAACTATTGTTATTGCTCATCGTTTATCAACAATTGAAAATGCTGATCGTATTGTAGTAATGGATCAAGGGCAAATTGTTGAACAAGGTACCCACCAAGAACTTCTTGCAAAACATGGTGCTTATTATCAATTACATCAGCGTAATTTCGAGGATAACTAA
- the holB gene encoding DNA polymerase III subunit delta', whose amino-acid sequence MNPNVTSKVYPWQQTTWDTLTTRFPNIGHGLLFYGKQGCGKHAFAKHFLAWVLCLNKQPQGPCGECSSCQWLKSDTHPNYVHITTDEENKKQNAKIKIEKIRDLLPFVQQTGEGWRVIVIEPAEALNLASSNALLKTLEEPGERVVLILLADHYLKLPATIRSRLQHFALDRISYEQATSYLNEHLTELAEVQPDLLLGLSNDMPLQAIEIAQSDWFAKRQIFLNDWLKIVAQKNMPLFFSGKWQKELSFSDFIMLFEYLLGDLICVKLNQPQKNTDLNFDQLSSYYDLESLFNIYNELQQAKKLVEQNVQTQLIIDQLFIILMNI is encoded by the coding sequence ATGAATCCGAATGTAACTTCAAAGGTTTATCCTTGGCAGCAAACAACATGGGATACCTTGACTACAAGGTTTCCCAATATTGGCCATGGTCTCTTATTTTACGGCAAGCAAGGGTGCGGGAAACATGCTTTTGCTAAGCATTTTTTAGCATGGGTGCTTTGTTTAAATAAGCAGCCACAAGGCCCTTGTGGTGAATGTAGTAGTTGCCAATGGTTAAAATCAGACACTCATCCCAATTATGTTCATATCACAACGGATGAAGAAAATAAAAAACAGAATGCAAAGATTAAAATAGAAAAGATTCGTGACTTACTACCTTTCGTACAACAAACGGGAGAAGGTTGGCGCGTTATTGTGATTGAGCCTGCTGAAGCACTTAATTTGGCATCTTCAAATGCTTTACTAAAGACTTTAGAAGAACCAGGCGAGCGTGTTGTTTTAATTTTGCTGGCTGATCACTACCTTAAATTACCAGCCACTATTCGTAGCCGTTTACAGCATTTTGCTTTGGATCGTATCTCCTACGAGCAAGCTACATCATATTTGAATGAGCATTTAACTGAACTTGCAGAAGTGCAGCCTGATTTACTGCTTGGCTTATCTAATGATATGCCTTTACAAGCAATAGAAATTGCTCAAAGTGACTGGTTTGCGAAAAGACAAATTTTCTTAAATGATTGGCTTAAAATCGTTGCTCAAAAAAATATGCCTTTATTTTTCTCAGGCAAATGGCAAAAAGAATTAAGTTTTAGTGATTTTATAATGCTTTTTGAATACTTGTTGGGTGATTTAATTTGTGTCAAGCTAAATCAGCCACAAAAAAATACTGATTTAAATTTTGATCAGTTAAGCTCATATTATGATTTAGAAAGCTTATTTAATATTTATAATGAATTACAACAAGCAAAAAAGCTTGTTGAGCAAAATGTACAAACTCAACTAATTATAGATCAGTTGTTTATAATATTAATGAATATTTAA
- the gspK gene encoding type II secretion system minor pseudopilin GspK, with amino-acid sequence MLLYKKNQQGVALLTILIMVALATILAASIAKHQTNTMENTGYLMRQNQSLLYAKSAEAFFSELLIQDANNAGGIDHLKESWAQPMPPFPIEDGAVSGRLLDESGKFNLNNLTTNEGKVNEAAKNWFERLLVRVGLPAELSQAVIDWQDPDDEPSGPMGAESNYYEGLDPGYLASNAKFHRIEELKLVRGFEGKKYDLIAPYISALPENTKVNINTASPLVLASIDQKLDLVTIEKELQLRQQNLKFFQNIDELWQLNAFSTVDPQKKTEVSSLLDVKSNFFQAQIEVVLNNRKRQFTSALMRSDKQVYVYSRNIAPFN; translated from the coding sequence ATGTTACTCTATAAAAAAAATCAGCAAGGTGTAGCATTACTCACAATTTTGATAATGGTTGCTTTGGCTACAATTTTAGCTGCCTCTATCGCAAAGCATCAAACTAATACGATGGAAAACACGGGTTATTTGATGCGTCAAAATCAGTCATTACTCTATGCAAAAAGTGCAGAAGCTTTTTTTTCTGAATTATTAATTCAAGATGCAAATAATGCTGGTGGTATCGATCATTTAAAGGAAAGCTGGGCTCAGCCAATGCCACCTTTTCCAATAGAAGATGGAGCCGTATCGGGGCGCTTACTAGATGAGTCAGGAAAATTTAACCTAAACAATTTAACGACCAATGAAGGTAAGGTAAACGAAGCTGCTAAAAATTGGTTTGAGCGATTGCTTGTGCGTGTAGGGTTGCCAGCAGAGTTAAGTCAAGCAGTTATTGATTGGCAAGATCCAGATGACGAACCATCTGGACCTATGGGGGCAGAAAGTAATTATTATGAAGGCCTTGATCCTGGTTATTTAGCTTCAAATGCTAAATTTCATCGTATAGAGGAGTTGAAGTTGGTAAGAGGTTTTGAAGGCAAGAAATATGATTTAATCGCACCATACATTTCTGCATTACCTGAAAATACAAAAGTGAATATTAATACCGCATCGCCATTAGTATTAGCGAGTATTGATCAAAAATTGGATTTAGTGACTATAGAAAAAGAACTTCAATTACGCCAACAGAATTTAAAGTTCTTTCAAAATATTGATGAATTATGGCAATTGAATGCTTTTTCAACAGTTGATCCACAAAAGAAAACTGAAGTTAGTAGCCTTTTAGATGTAAAGTCGAACTTTTTTCAAGCACAAATTGAGGTTGTGTTGAATAATAGAAAAAGACAGTTTACAAGTGCCTTAATGCGTAGTGATAAGCAGGTTTATGTATATTCTAGAAATATAGCGCCTTTTAACTAA
- the pilZ gene encoding PilZ domain-containing protein: protein MQPQMGGIIQVNIPDKATLQASYMGYVQGGGLFVPSKQKVKMGQEIFILATLPEQSQKIPLTGKVIWISHKQSGFKPQGFAIQLSGDKGIYYKNEAERVLAGSMSLDRPSYAM, encoded by the coding sequence ATGCAGCCGCAAATGGGGGGAATTATTCAGGTAAATATTCCTGATAAAGCTACTTTACAAGCAAGCTATATGGGATATGTGCAAGGTGGAGGTCTATTCGTACCATCAAAACAAAAGGTAAAGATGGGACAAGAAATTTTCATTTTGGCAACTTTGCCTGAGCAGTCTCAAAAAATTCCTCTAACAGGTAAGGTAATCTGGATCTCCCATAAGCAAAGTGGATTTAAACCTCAAGGTTTTGCTATTCAATTAAGTGGAGATAAGGGAATTTACTATAAAAACGAGGCAGAACGAGTTTTGGCTGGTAGTATGTCTCTAGACCGCCCAAGTTATGCCATGTAA
- the lpxK gene encoding tetraacyldisaccharide 4'-kinase, with product MSLAQLIQNAWNKQSSWLIALRPLSCLYRAGFLFNRNLYNSGFKQVYKAPVPVMVIGNITVGGSGKTPLLIQLVNYLQQHNVKVGVISRGYGGNGPFPMLVTSGAQANQVGDEPALIVQSTSVAMAVGPNRQAAIELLLASTSVDLIISDDGLQHWALGRQIEWIVLDQNRGLGNKKLLPEGYLREPVERLETGTVIEHTHKPATELNMHLETGQPYLLNPLSSSKPNFNPENSYHAVVGIGFPQRFYQTLKDLGLKQFQEHAFRDHHDYTINDLIFNDELPLITTEKDAVKLLPLLEKHPEFKQSIWVVPVKAVLSPQCYEVLKQQLQKLDIQLS from the coding sequence ATGTCATTAGCCCAGCTGATCCAAAATGCATGGAATAAGCAATCGAGTTGGTTGATTGCTTTACGTCCATTGTCTTGCTTGTATCGCGCTGGGTTCCTATTCAATCGTAATCTTTATAATTCGGGTTTTAAGCAAGTTTATAAAGCACCCGTGCCTGTGATGGTTATAGGGAATATCACAGTAGGTGGAAGTGGAAAAACTCCCTTACTAATACAACTGGTGAATTATCTACAACAGCATAATGTAAAAGTAGGGGTAATTAGTCGGGGATATGGGGGTAATGGTCCTTTTCCAATGTTGGTTACTTCGGGTGCTCAAGCAAATCAGGTTGGAGATGAGCCTGCATTAATTGTTCAATCAACAAGTGTAGCAATGGCAGTGGGTCCTAATAGACAGGCTGCAATTGAACTTTTATTAGCATCAACATCAGTAGATTTAATTATTAGTGATGATGGGTTGCAGCATTGGGCACTGGGACGACAAATCGAGTGGATTGTACTGGATCAAAATCGAGGTTTAGGGAATAAAAAATTATTACCTGAAGGCTATCTGCGAGAGCCTGTTGAACGTTTAGAAACTGGAACAGTGATTGAGCATACTCATAAACCTGCTACAGAATTAAACATGCATCTCGAGACAGGACAGCCATATTTACTCAATCCTTTGTCTAGTTCTAAACCCAATTTTAATCCTGAGAATAGTTATCACGCTGTAGTCGGGATTGGCTTTCCTCAGCGCTTTTATCAAACACTTAAAGATCTGGGTTTAAAACAATTTCAAGAGCATGCATTTCGTGATCATCATGATTACACAATCAATGATTTAATTTTTAATGACGAGCTGCCACTTATTACAACTGAAAAAGATGCAGTTAAACTATTGCCATTACTTGAAAAGCATCCTGAATTTAAACAGTCTATTTGGGTGGTTCCTGTTAAAGCCGTCCTGTCTCCACAGTGTTATGAGGTTTTAAAACAGCAATTGCAAAAACTTGATATTCAATTATCTTAG